A window of Pelomonas sp. SE-A7 genomic DNA:
GCTGGGTGGACACAGGCATCGACCATGCGCTGGCCGATCTTGCTGTTCATCAGCATGGACTTGGTGGGGATCTGCAGCCAGACCACGCCGTTCTTCTTGTCTTCCAGTCGCACGGCGCCCGTCGTGGTGGGCTCGGGCGTCATGTTGTAGACCATCTTGCCGAACTGCAGGCGGAAGCGGCCCGGATGCTCCGGATGCGGCGTGATGTGGACCTTCTGGTTGAACTCGCAAGGCACTTCGCCGGCATGGACTCGCGGTGCGACAGCCATCTGCTCTTCGCTCAGCGCCGGGGCCGGCTCGTCGGCATGCAAGGGGGCGACCGCGGTCTGAGGCTTGGCTTTGGCGACCAGGCGGTTGGTGGGCTTGGCTTGCTTCTCGACAGCGGCGGCGGCGAAAGCCGTGCTGCTGGTTGCGAAAGCGGCCAGCGCGGCCAGGAGGCTGAGGGAGTGAAGCTTGCTGTTCATGGGACTGCCAGGGAGGAACATCAGGATTGTGGGCTTGCCGAACGGCGCGCCTGCCTATCGTTTGCCAGCATAGCGAAGCCGCCATGGGCGACAAGGCGGCCGCGGTAAGCGATGTATCAGGGCGTGGCGAACCAGGCCTGGCGGGCTTCGGCCGGCAGCGGCTGCGCGGTGGCATGTGCGCGCTGCAGCAACTGCCAGAAGAAGCGGTAGCTGGCGCGGTCGTGCAGCGTGTCTCGATGCTGGATGGGCGCCCATTGCGCGGCCTGGGCGGCATGCAGGATTTCGACCGCCTCGTCGATCTCGGCCACGCTGGGAGCGAAGGCGTCGATGATGGGCTGGATCTGATTCGGGTGGATGCTCCACATCCGCGTGTAGCCGAACTCGCGTGCCGCCTTGGTCGCGGCCTCCTGCAATGCGGCGGCATGCTTGAACTCGGTCACCACGCAGTGCGAAGGTGTCTTGCCATGGGCGTGGGCGGCGGCGGCGATCTCCAGCTTGGCGCGCACCACCAACGGATGGCTGAATTGGCCTTGCACCGTGAGCCCGCTGCGCGGAATGGCGCCGCGATGGGCCGAGACGAAATCCATCAAGCCGAAGGACAGCGACTCGATGCGCGGATGGGCGGCAATGGCCTGCACCTCGGCCAAGGCGCCATGGGTCTCGATCAGCGTGTGGACCGGCGGCCGCGGTTTGCCACGCCGGGCGCAGCTGGCGTCGATGAAGTCGCAGGCGCGGGCCACCTCGGCGGCGCTGCGCGGCTTGGGCACCATCAGGTAGGCGAGACGATCGCCGGCCTTGGCAATCAGGGTGTCGACATCGGCTTCGAAGCTGGAGTGGCCCGGCGGATGGACGCGGGCGCCGACACGGCCATGCTGGTTCAGCGGGCTCGTGAGCATCTCGGCAACGAGCAGTGCATGCTCGGCCTCGCCACCAATGGGCGCGCCGTCCTCGCAGTCCAGTGTCACGTCGAACACCGGCCCCATCTGGCCCTGCAGCTCCAGGCTCTTGCGCATGCGTGCCTCGACGCCGCAGTAGTGGTCGACCACGGGCAGGGCGGTGGCGGCATCGCCTTCTTCGAACAGGGCTTGCTGGGGGTGCAGTGCGGTCATCGGTGAGGGAGGGACAAATGAAAAAGGGCCGGCAGAGGCCGACCCTTCGAGTATTGCCTAAGCGCTGAGCTGATTACAGCAGGTGCTTGACGCCGTTCTGCTCGTCCAGCAGCTCGTTCAGGGTCTTGTTGATGCACTCTTGCGAGAAGGCATCGATTTCCAGGCCTTCGACGATCTTGTATTCGCCGCCTTCGCAGGTGACCGGGTAGCCGAACATGACTTCCTTGGGGATGCCGTATTCGCCGCCCGAGGGGATGCCCATGGTGACCCACTTGCCATTGGTGCCCAGAGCCCAGTCACGCATGTGGTCGATGGCGGCGTTGGCAGCCGAGGCGGCCGACGACAGGCCGCGGGCGGCGATGATGGCGGCGCCACGCTTGCCCACGGTCGGCAGGAAGGTTTCGCGGTTCCAGGTCTCGTCGTTGATCATGGCCTTGACCGAGGCGCCGCCAATGGTGGCGAAGCGGTAGTCGGCGTACATGGTCGGCGAGTGATTGCCCCAGACGGTCAGCTTCTCGATGTCGGCCACGGCCTTGCCGGTCTTGGCAGCCAGCTGCGAGGCAGCGCGGTTGTGGTCCAGGCGCAGCATGGCGGTGAAGTTCTTGGCCGGCAGGTCCGGAGCCGACTTCATCGCGATGTAGGCGTTGGTGTTGGCCGGGTTGCCGACCACCAGCACCTTGACGTTGCGCGAAGCCACGGCGTTCAGGGCCTTGCCCTGGGCGGTGAAGATGGCGCCGTTGATGGCCAGCAGTTCCGAACGCTCCATGCCCGGGCCGCGCGGACGCGAGCCGACCAGCAGTGCGTAGTCGGTGTCCTTGAAGGCTTGCATCGGATCGCTGTGGGCTTCGATGCCGGCCAGCAGCGGGAAGGCGCAGTCTTCCAGCTCCATGATCACGCCCTTCAGCGCGTTCTGGGCCTTCTCGTCGGGGATCTCCAGCAGCTGCAGGATCACCGGCTGGTCCTTGCCCAGCATTTCGCCGGAGGCGATGCGGAACAGCAGGGCGTAGCCAATCTGGCCGGCGGCGCCGGTGACGGCGACGCGAACGGGTTTCTTGCTCATGGAACTCTCCGAAGTTGGGAACAAAGACGAAAGAAATCGGTGCGCGGCCCGCCCGGTGCTACGGCGGCGAGGGCGGCCTGAAGGCAGTCGCAGAGTGTAGGCCAAGGGGCGGGCAAACCCGCGCCTGACCGGCCGGCGCGCCTGTCTTCGAGGCCGGATTATGCGTGTTGCATTGCACAAATCCGACACTCTTATGTCTTATAGAAGATGTGATGCATCTGACGGTGGACGCTGGCCCGGCGACTGTGGTCGAATGCCGCCCATGCCCCGCGAGCTCGCCGCGCCCCCGTCCGTGGGCGCCGAATCCCACAGCCCCTCGTTCAGCCCCCTGTATCGACAGATCAAGGGGCTGATCATTGCCGGGCTGCAGGGCGGCGAATGGAAGGCCGGCGAGAGCATCCCGAGCGAGATCGAGCTGGCCCAGCGCTACGGCGTCAGCCAGGGCACGGTCCGTAAGGCTATTGACGAACTTGCGGCCGAGAATCTGTTGGTCCGGCGTCAGGGCCGCGGTACTTTCGTTGCGACTCATGCCGAGCAGCAGCAGCAGTACCGCTTCCTGCGCCTGATGCCCGACGAAGGCCAGCCCGCGGGCCTGGGCCGACAACTGCTGGACTGCAAGCGCCAGCGGGCGCCGGCCTGGATAGCGCGCCAGCTGCAGATGCGTGCCGGCGACCCGATGGTCGAGGTGCGTCGGCTGCTGCATAGCGAAGGCCGGCCGGTCGTGCTGGACGACATCTGGTTGCCCGGCGGCCTGTTCAAGGGACTGACCACCGAGCGGCTGAACCAGCATCGCGGGCCGTTCTACAGCTTGTTCGAGACGGAGTTCGGCGTGCACATGATCCGCGCCCAGGAGCGGGTGAGGGCAGTGGCCGCCGACGCTGAAGTGGCGGAGCTGCTGCAGGTGCCACTGGGCACGCCGCTGCTGAGCGTCGAAAGACTCTCGTTCACCTATGGCGACAGGCCGGTGGAACTGCGCCGCGGCCTTTACCACACGGCAACGCATTACTACCGCAACGACTTGAATTGACCCTCAGAAATCTGCTTGCGCCACACGCACCGCTTGCCTGGAAGCGCT
This region includes:
- a CDS encoding malate dehydrogenase, coding for MSKKPVRVAVTGAAGQIGYALLFRIASGEMLGKDQPVILQLLEIPDEKAQNALKGVIMELEDCAFPLLAGIEAHSDPMQAFKDTDYALLVGSRPRGPGMERSELLAINGAIFTAQGKALNAVASRNVKVLVVGNPANTNAYIAMKSAPDLPAKNFTAMLRLDHNRAASQLAAKTGKAVADIEKLTVWGNHSPTMYADYRFATIGGASVKAMINDETWNRETFLPTVGKRGAAIIAARGLSSAASAANAAIDHMRDWALGTNGKWVTMGIPSGGEYGIPKEVMFGYPVTCEGGEYKIVEGLEIDAFSQECINKTLNELLDEQNGVKHLL
- a CDS encoding aldolase/citrate lyase family protein, which produces MTALHPQQALFEEGDAATALPVVDHYCGVEARMRKSLELQGQMGPVFDVTLDCEDGAPIGGEAEHALLVAEMLTSPLNQHGRVGARVHPPGHSSFEADVDTLIAKAGDRLAYLMVPKPRSAAEVARACDFIDASCARRGKPRPPVHTLIETHGALAEVQAIAAHPRIESLSFGLMDFVSAHRGAIPRSGLTVQGQFSHPLVVRAKLEIAAAAHAHGKTPSHCVVTEFKHAAALQEAATKAAREFGYTRMWSIHPNQIQPIIDAFAPSVAEIDEAVEILHAAQAAQWAPIQHRDTLHDRASYRFFWQLLQRAHATAQPLPAEARQAWFATP
- a CDS encoding GntR family transcriptional regulator, with product MPRELAAPPSVGAESHSPSFSPLYRQIKGLIIAGLQGGEWKAGESIPSEIELAQRYGVSQGTVRKAIDELAAENLLVRRQGRGTFVATHAEQQQQYRFLRLMPDEGQPAGLGRQLLDCKRQRAPAWIARQLQMRAGDPMVEVRRLLHSEGRPVVLDDIWLPGGLFKGLTTERLNQHRGPFYSLFETEFGVHMIRAQERVRAVAADAEVAELLQVPLGTPLLSVERLSFTYGDRPVELRRGLYHTATHYYRNDLN